The sequence below is a genomic window from Dyadobacter chenwenxiniae.
CCACAAGGCACCTGTGTCGCTTCTATTCTTTAATAGATTAAAGTTATTGGTGACTGCGTTAATGATGCCATTATCATAGAAATATAGCTTCTTCCCTTTCTTGATCTCGTTGCGCAAGTTCCCTGAAAATGCAGGCACAGAAAACAGAACAAAGGCCTTTTCCAGTAAGTTGATATATTTTTCAACCGTTTTGTTATCGGCCTGGACGAGGCGGCCAATCTCAGTGACATTCACCTCGCTACCCACCTGCAATGCAATTGCTTTAACTATCTTTTCCAATAACGCAGGTTTTTTAATTTGTTCCAGCATTAAAAGATCTTTATATAAATAGCTGTTAGCGATCAGTTTAAGATGCTTTTCTGCATTGTTCGGGTCGACAACAATTTCAGGGTAAGATCCGTAAATCAAACGTTGCTCCAAAAGCCGTTGCTCATTTAGAAAGTCAGTGTATTTGAGCAGCTCATTATAAGACAATGGCAGAAGTTGCATTTCGTAGCGCCTGCCAGTAAGTGGCTCGTTGATGCTTCCTGCCAGTTCAAACGACGAGGAGCCTGTGGCAATGACCTGGACTTCTTTAAATTTGTCCACAATAATTTTAATGACAAGCCCTATTTCAGGAATCCGTTGCGCCTCGTCAATAAACACGATTTCATTATCACCAATTAGTCTTTCTAAAAATGCTGAATTCGGACGGACAAATAACTCACGGATGTCGGCTTCGTCCCCGTTTAAGCGTAATGTCTTTTTTGAAACCGAGGTTAACAATTGCTCTGAAAAAGTAGTCTTTCCAGCCTGTCTTGGGCCATATATTATAAATGCTTTTCCTTTGAATAAATGGCTAAGCGCGTAATCAAGTTGGTTTCTGTCTATCATGGCTTACTGGATTTACCACAAATGTAGAAACAACCAAATTCAAATTCATAATATTTTGGGATTTGAATCCTAAAAAACCATAATATTAAAGGATTCAAATCCATAAAAACCATAATAATTATGGATTTGGATGTTACTTCCCAAAAATCTGATCCAGGCTGAACCTTCCCTTCTTAGCCAATGCTCGTAATGTTTCTTGCTGCTCCGGCGTCAAAACTTCTATAATTTCTTGTCTTTTTTCTTCGGCTAGTCTTTTGTGATCGCGGCGTTTGGCTTCGTCATTTCTTGACAGCTTTCTATCCATGCGCGCATATCTGCGGTCGATTTTCTTTAACTGTTTTTGCTGACGTTTGCTGAGGTTGAGCTCTTCTGCGAAGCGGTCGAGGTTTTTTTCGAGGCGGCGATTGTTGAGCTTGCTGTTGGTAACAGGCTCTTCGCTGCGGTAAGCCTCGTCGTTATCTGCCGTGTTTCCGGTATTGGAAGTGGCACAGCCGGTGAAAAACAAGGTCGCGGCCATTAGGCCCAGCATCAATAATTTTTTCATGGGGTGAATTAATGGGTTAAAATATGGATGCTATAACGCAACGCCGGGGCATTGATATATAATCGTCGGCAACACTTATATGTATTTTCAAATAAATGTAGTTTTGACGGAAAGTATAAATAGTATTTTTTGCAATATTTACAGTAAACACAAACAGCTTTTATTTCAAACTATGTCCTTTTTACCAAATTTTATTTCTCTTTACCCTACTTTATCAAATGAAAGATAGTCCTGCGCCGCAGAGGTT
It includes:
- a CDS encoding ATP-binding protein: MIDRNQLDYALSHLFKGKAFIIYGPRQAGKTTFSEQLLTSVSKKTLRLNGDEADIRELFVRPNSAFLERLIGDNEIVFIDEAQRIPEIGLVIKIIVDKFKEVQVIATGSSSFELAGSINEPLTGRRYEMQLLPLSYNELLKYTDFLNEQRLLEQRLIYGSYPEIVVDPNNAEKHLKLIANSYLYKDLLMLEQIKKPALLEKIVKAIALQVGSEVNVTEIGRLVQADNKTVEKYINLLEKAFVLFSVPAFSGNLRNEIKKGKKLYFYDNGIINAVTNNFNLLKNRSDTGALWGNYIISERVKFLNENGIDAKIYFWRTTQQQEVDYIEQTGTGLRAVEFKWNAKASQRFPSTFLTTYPQATTEIVTPENRDDFLRK